A single window of Arvicola amphibius chromosome 15, mArvAmp1.2, whole genome shotgun sequence DNA harbors:
- the Piezo1 gene encoding piezo-type mechanosensitive ion channel component 1 isoform X1: protein MEPHVLGAGLYWLLLPCTLLAASLSRFNALSLVYLLFLLLLPWLPGPSRHSIPGHTSRLLRALLCLSLLFLLAHLALQICLYTMPHLRQLLDQNCSLWEKVSRHLGVTRLDLKDLKDIFNTTRLVAPDLGVLVVSSLCLGLCGRLTRKARQSQHAQELQDGDDMGAAPAVGPQGGPALATRRRLWLTSRFRVTAHWLLMASGRMLTIVLLALAGIAHPSAFSSVYLLVFLAICTWWACHFPLSSLGFNTLCVMVSSFGAGHIICLYCYQTPFVQDVLPPGSIWARVFGLKNFINPPNCSSPNALVLNTNHSWPIYVSPGILLLLYYTATSLLKLRKSRPSDLRKEAPREDEEHELELDRLEPEPQARDATQCATPTSTGPDIDNCTVHVLTSQSPVRQRPTRPRLAERKEMSPLHGLGHLIMDQSYVCALIAMMVWSITYHSWLTFVLLLWACLIWTVRSRHQLAMLCSPCILLYGLTLCCLRYVWAMELPELPTTLGPVSLHQLGLEHTRYPCLDLGAMLLYLLTFWLLLRQFVKEKLLKKAKVPTALLEVTVADTEPTQTQTLLRSLGELVTGIYAKYWIYVCAGMFIVVSFAGRLVVYKIVYMFLFLLCLTLFQVYYSLWRKLLRVFWWLVVAYTMLVLIAVYTFQFQDFPTYWRNLTGFTDEQLGDLGLEQFSVSELFSSILIPGFFLLACILQLHYFHRPFMQLTDLEHVPPPGTRRPRWAHRQDAVSEAPLLQQQEEEEEVFRDDGLGMDGTHQATQVPEGAASKWGLVADRLLDLAASFSDVLTRIQVFVRRLLELHIFKLVAFYTVWVALKEVSVMNLLLVVLWAFALPYPRFRPMASCLSTVWTCIIIVCKMLYQLKIVNPHEYSSNCTEPFSNSTNLQPKEINQSLLYRGPIDPANWFGVRKGFPNLGYIQNHLQILLLLVFEAVVYRRQEHYRRQHQRAPLPAQAVCADGTRQRLDQDLLSCFKYFINFFFYKFGLEICFLMAVNVIGQRMNFMVILHGCWLVAILTRRRREAIARLWPNYCLFLTLFLLYQYLLCLGMPPALCIDYPWRWSQAIPMNSALIKWLYLPDFFRAPNSTNLISDFLLLLCASQQWQVFSAERTEEWQRMAGINTDHLEPLRGEPNPIPNFIHCRSYLDMLKVAVFRYLFWLVLVVVFITGATRISIFGLGYLLACFYLLLFGTTLLQKDTRAQLVLWDCLILYNVTVIISKNMLSLLSCVFVEQMQSNFCWVIQLFSLVCTVKGYYNPKEMMSRDRDCLLPVEEAGIIWDSVCFFFLLLQRRIFLSYYFLHVSADLKATALQASRGFALYNAANLKSINFHRQIEEKSLAQLKRQMKRIRAKQEKYRQSQASRGQLQSTDSQDPSQRPGPDSPGGSSPPRRQWWRPWLDHATVIHSGDYFLFESDSEEEEEALPEDPRPATQNAFQMAYQAWVTNAQTVLRQRREQARQEQAGQLTSGGDLSPEVEPAEAPEDEMAGRSHMMQRVLSTMQFLWVLGQATVDGLTRWLCTFTKHHRTMSDVLRAERYLLTQELLRSGEVRRGVLDQLYVSEAETTLSAGPMETRDGPSTASSGLGAEEPLSSMTDDTSSPLSTGYNTRSGSEEIITDAGDLQAGTSLHGSQELLANARSRMRTASELLLDRRLHIPELEEAEQFEAQQGRTLRLLRAVYQCVAAHSELLCYFIIILNHMVTASAASLVLPVLIFLWAMLTIPRPSKRFWMTAIVFTEVMVVTKYLFQFGFFPWNSYVVLRRYENKPYFPPRILGLEKTDSYIKYDLVQLMALFFHRSQLLCYGLWDHEEDSFSKDQCRNSDKDQEAEEESEAMLESQPDAGTGHPEELVLAGTPRDHIQGKGSVRSKDGIQEPLEDLKPQQMRHINIRFRRKKKTLGPKGTAAIEAEEEEEGKEAAGRKSPRHTRGRVKVQERMKAAGRWLKSFCLALVQSIYQPLRRFFRDILHTKYRAATDVYVLMFLADIVDFIIIIFGFWAFGRHSAATDIASSLSDDQVPEAFLFMLLVQFSTMVIDRALYLRKTVLGKLAFQVVLVVAIHLWMFFILPAVTERMFNQNAVAQLWYFVKCIYFALSAYQIRCGYPTRILGNFLTKKYNHVNLFLFQGFRLVPFLVELRAVMDWVWTDTTLSLSNWMCVEDIYANIFIVKCSRETEKKYPQPKGQKKKKIVKYGMGGLIILFIIAIIWFPLLFMSLIRSVVGVVNQPIDVTVTLKLGGYEPLFTMSAQQPSIVPFTPQDYEDLSQQFDPYPLAMQFISQYSPEDIVTAQIEGSSGALWRISPPSRAQMKQELYNGTADITLRFTWNFQRDLAKGGKVEYTNEKHTLELAPNSTARRQLAELLEGRLDQSVVIPHLFPKYIRAPNGPEANPVKQLQPDEEDDYLGVRIQLRREQVGTGAPGAQADTKASDFLEWWVIELQDCQADCNLLPMVIFSDKVSPPSLGFLAGYGIVGLYVSIVLVIGKFMRGFFSDISHSIMFEELPYVDRILKLCQDIFLVRETRELELEEELYAKLIFLYRSPETMIKWTREKE from the exons CCTCCCTGTCACGCTTCAATGCCCTCTCGCTGGTCTATttgctgtttctgctgctgctgccctggcTTCCAGGCCCCTCAAGACACAGCATACCAG GTCACACAAGCCGCCTGCTTCGTGCActgctctgcctcagccttctcttCCTGCTGGCCCACCTTGCCCTCCAGATATGCCTATACACCATGCCTCACCTGAGACAGCTTCTGGATCAAAACT GCAGCCTTTGGGAGAAGGTGTCTCGACACCTAGGGGTTACAAG GCTGGACCTGAAGGACCTGAAGGACATCTTTAACACCACTAGGTTGGTGGCACCTGACCTGGGAGTCCTCGTGGTGTCCTCTCTTTGCCTTGGCCTCTGTGGACGCCTCACAAGGAAAGCACGGCAGAGCCAGCACGCCCAGGAGCTG CAGGATGGTGACGACATGGGTGCTGCCCCAGCAGTGGGGCCACAGGGAGGCCCTGCCCTGGCAACCAGACGCAGGCTGTGGCTGACCTCCCGTTTCCGGGTCACAGCCCACTGGCTGCTGATGGCTTCTGGAAGGATGCTGACCATTGTGCTGCTAGCACTGGCAG GTATAGCCCACCCTTCAGCTTTCTCCAGTGTCTACCTTCTGGTCTTCCTGGCCATCTGCACGTGGTGGGCTTGCCACTTTCCTCTCAGCTCCTTGGGCTTCAACACACTGTGTGTCATGGTGAGCTCCTTCGGCGCCGGCCATATCATCTGCCTCTACTGCTATCAGACACCTTTTGTCCAGGATGTGCTACCACCCGGCAGCATCTGGGCCAG GGTGTTCGGTCTCAAGAACTTTATAAACCCCCCTAACTGCTCCAGCCCCAATGCGCTGGTGCTCAACACTAACCATTCCTGGCCCATCTACGTGAGTCCTGGTATCCTGCTGCTTCTCTACTACACGGCCACCTCTCTCCTGAAGCTCCGTAAGAGCCGCCCCTCAGACCTG AGGAAGGAGGCCCCTAGAGAGGATGAGGAACATGAGCTGGAACTGGATCGGCTGGAGCCAGAGCCCCAGGCTAGGGATGCCACCCAG TGTGCGACGCCGACGTCCACAGGACCTGACATCGACAACTGCACCGTGCACGTCCTGACCAGCCAGAGCCCTGTCCGCCAGCGTCCCA CACGCCCCAGGCTGGCTGAGCGGAAAGAGATGTCACCACTGCATGGCCTGGGCCACCTCATCATGGACCAGAGCTATGTGTGTGCCCTGATCGCCATGATG GTGTGGAGCATCACGTACCACAGCTGGTTGACCTTCGTGCTGCTGCTCTGGGCCTGCCTCATCTGGACCGTGCGGAGCCGCCACCAGCTGGCCATGCTGTGCTCGCCCTGCATCCTGCTCTATGGGCTGACACTCTGCTGCCTGCGCTATGTGTGGGCCATGGAACTTCCCGAGCTGCCCACTACCCTGGGCCCTGTCAGCCTGCACCAGCTGGGGTTGGAGCACACACGCTACCCCTGCTTGGACCTTGGTGCCATG CTGCTCTACCTGCTAACATTCTGGCTCCTGCTGCGCCAGTTTGTGAAGGAGAAGCTGCTAAAGAAGGCAAAGGTGCCTACTGCACTGCTGGAGGTCACGGTGGCAGACACAG AGCCCACACAGACTCAGACGCTGCTGCGGAGCCTGGGGGAGCTGGTCACAGGCATCTATGCCAAGTACTGGATCTATGTGTGCGCTGGCATGTTCATCGTGGTCAGCTTTGCCGGTCGCCTGGTAGTCTACAAAATCGTCTACATGTTCCTCTTCCTGTTGTGCCTCACCTTGTTCCAG GTCTACTACAGCCTGTGGAGGAAGCTGCTCCGGGTCTTCTGGTGGCTGGTGGTGGCCTATACCATGCTGGTGCTCATTGCAGTGTACACCTTCCAGTTCCAAGACTTCCCCACCTACTGGCGCAACCTCACGGGCTTTACGGATGAGCA GTTGGGAGACCTGGGCCTGGAGCAGTTCAGCGTGTCGGAGCTCTTCTCCAGCATCCTCATccctggcttcttcctgctgGCCTGCATCCTGCAGCTGCACTACTTCCACCGGCCCTTTATGCAGCTCACCGACCTAGAGCACGTGCCCCCACCAGGCACCCGCCGCCCTCGATGGGCTCACAG GCAGGACGCAGTGAGCGAGGCCCCTCTGCtacagcagcaggaggaggaggaggaggtcttCAGGGATGATGGGCTGGGCATGGATGGGACCCACCAGGCCACGCAGGTCCCTGAAG GTGCCGCCAGCAAATGGGGCCTGGTGGCTGACCGGCTGCTGGACCTAGCCGCAAGCTTCTCCGATGTCCTCACTCGCATCCAGGTGTTTGTTCGGCGCCTGCTAGAACTGCACATCTTCAAGCTGGTCGCCTTCTACACTGTCTGGGTGGCCCTGAAAGAA GTGTCCGTGATGAacctgctgctggtggtgctgtggGCCTTTGCTCTGCCATACCCACGCTTCCGACCCATGGCCTCCTGCCTCTCCACCGTGTGGACCTGTATCATCATCGTGTGCAAGATGCTCTATCAGCTCAAGATTGTCAACCCACACGAGTACTCCAGCAACTGCACAGAG CCCTTTTCCAACAGTACCAACCTGCAGCCCAAGGAGATCAACCAGTCCTTGCTGTACCGTGGCCCTATCGACCCTGCCAATTGGTTTGGGGTGCGGAAGGGCTTCCCCAACCTGGGCTATATCCAG AACCACCTACAGATCCTTCTGCTGCTGGTGTTTGAGGCTGTGGTGTACCGGCGCCAAGAGCACTACCGCCGGCAGCACCAGCGGGCCCCTCTGCCTGCCCAGGCCGTGTGTGCAGATGGCACTCGCCAGAGGTTGGACCAAGACCTACTTAGCTGCTTCAAATATTTCATCAATTTCTTCTTCTACAAATTCGGGCTGGAG ATCTGCTTCCTGATGGCTGTGAATGTGATCGGACAACGTATGAACTTCATGGTGATCTTACATGGCTGCTGGCTGGTAGCCATCCTTACACGCCGGCGCCGAGAAGCCATCGCCCGCCTCTGGCCCAATTACTGTCTATTCCTTACATTGTTCCTGCTGTATCAATACCTGCTGTGCCTCGGCATGCCACCTGCACTGTGCATCG ACTACCCATGGCGCTGGAGCCAGGCTATCCCCATGAATTCTGCTCTCATCAAGTGGCTGTACCTGCCTGACTTCTTCAGAGCCCCCAACTCCACCAACCTTATCA GTGACTTCCTCCTGCTGCTCTGCGCCTCTCAGCAGTGGCAGGTATTCTCGGCTGAGCGTACAGAGGAGTGGCAGCGCATGGCTGGCATCAACACTGATCACCTGGAGCCCCTGCGAGGGGAGCCCAACCCTATACCCAACTTCATCCATTGCAG GTCCTATCTGGATATGCTGAAGGTAGCCGTCTTCCGCTACCTGTTCTGGCTGGTGCTTGTGGTGGTGTTTATCACAGGGGCCACCCGCATCAGCATCTTTGGGCTGGGGTACCTGCTGGCCTGCTTCTACCTGCTGCTCTTCGGCACCACCCTGCTACAGAAGGACACACGGGCCCAGCTCGTGCTGTGGGACTGCCTCATCCTCTATAACGTCACGGTCATCATCTCCAAGAATATGCTCTCG CTCCTGTCCTGTGTCTTCGTGGAGCAAATGCAGAGCAACTTCTGCTGGGTCATCCAGCTCTTCAGCCTCGTGTGCACAGTAAAAGGCTACTACAATC CCAAAGAGATGATGAGCAGAGACCGggactgcctgctgcctgtggaggaAGCCGGTATCATCTGGGACAGcgtctgtttcttcttcctgctaCTGCAACGGCGCATCTTTCTCAGCTACTACTTCCTGCATGTCAGTGCTGACCTGAAGGCCACTGCCCTGCAGGCCTCCAG GGGTTTTGCCCTCTACAACGCAGCCAACCTTAAGAGCATCAACTTCCACCGCCAGATCGAGGAGAAGTCGCTGGCCCAGCTGAAAAGACA GATGAAGCGCATCCGTGCCAAACAGGAGAAGTACAGGCAGAGCCAGGCAAGCCGTGGTCAGCTCCAGTCCACAGACTCCCAAGATCCCAGCCAGAGGCCAG GGCCTGACAGCCCAGGGGGCTCCTCCCCGCCACGGAGACAGTGGTGGCGCCCCTGGCTGGACCACGCCACAG TCATCCACTCTGGGGACTACTTCCTGTTTGAGTCGGATagcgaggaggaagaggaggccctACCTGAGGACCCCAGGCCTGCAACTCAGAATGCCTTCCAG ATGGCATACCAGGCATGGGTAACCAATGCCCAGACGGTGCTGAGGCAGCGTCGGGAACAGGCACGGCAGGAGCAGGCAGGACAGCTGACTTCTG GAGGTGACTTGAGCCCGGAGGTGGAGCCAGCAGAGGCCCCAGAGGACGAGATGGCAG GCCGCAGTCACATGATGCAACGTGTGCTGAGCACCATGCagttcctgtgggtgctgggccaGGCCACAGTAGATGGGCTAACACGCTGGCTGTGCACATTCACCAAGCACCACCGCACCATGAGTGATGTGCTGCGTGCAGAGCGCTATCTGCTCACCCAGGAACTTCTGCGG AGTGGAGAGGTCCGTCGAGGCGTGCTAGACCAGCTTTATGTGAGCGAAGCCGAGACCACACTGTCAGCAGGTCCCATGGAGACGCGTGATGGACCCAGCACAGCCTCAAG tgggctgggagcCGAAGAGCCTTTGAGTAGCATGACAGATGACACCAGCAGCCCCCTGAGCACAGGCTACAACACCCGCAGTGGCAGTGAGGAGATTATCACCGATGCTGGGGACCTCCAGGCTGGGACCTCTCTGCATGGCTCCCAGGAGCTTCTAGCCAATGCTCGCTCACGGATGCGCACAGCCAGTGAGCTGCTCCTGGACAG GCGCCTACACATCCCTGAGCTGGAGGAGGCTGAGCAGTTTGAAGCACAGCAGGGCCGGACGCTGCGGCTGCTGAGAGCTGTGTACCAGTGTGTGGCGGCACACTCAGAGCTGCTTTGCTACTTCATCATCATCCTCAACCACATGGTGACGGCCTcagctgcctccctggtgctgccGGTGCTCATCTTCCTGTGGGCCATGCTGACCATCCCGAGACCCAGCAAGCGCTTCTGGATGACAGCCATTGTCTTCACTGAG GTCATGGTGGTCACCAAGTACCTGTTCCAGTTTGGCTTCTTCCCCTGGAATAGCTATGTGGTGCTGCGGCGCTATGAGAACAAGCCCTACTTCCCTCCACGCATCCTGGGTCTTGAGAAAACTGACAGCTATATCAAGTATGACCTGGTGCAGCTCATGGCCCTTTTCTTCCACCGCTCCCAGCTACTG TGCTATGGCCTCTGGGACCATGAGGAGGATAGTTTCTCCAAGGACCAATGCAGGAATAGTGACAAGgaccaggaggctgaggaagagtcAGAAGCTATGCTGGAATCACAGCCTGATGCAGGCACTGGGCATCCGGAGGAGCTGGTGTTGGCTGGTACCCCTAGGGACCACATCCAAGGGAAAGGGAGCGTCAGATCCAAGGATGGGATCCAAGAGCCCTTAGAGGATCTCAAGCCCCAGCAGATGAGGCACATTAACATACGcttcaggaggaagaaaaagacccTAGGACCCAAAGGAACAGCAGCTATAG aggctgaggaagaggaagaggggaaagaagctGCAGGGAGAAAGAGCCCACGGCATACTCGAGGGAGAGTGAAGGTCCAGGAAAGAATGAAGGCAGCTGGGCGCTGGCTGAAGAGCTTCTGCCTGGCACT AGTTCAGAGCATCTACCAACCCCTGCGGCGCTTCTTCCGTGACATTCTGCACACCAAGTACCGAGCGGCCACTGACGTCTATGTTCTCATGTTCCTGGCCGACATTGTCGATTTCATCATCATTATCTTTGGTTTCTGGGCTTTTGGG AGGCACTCTGCCGCCACGGACATTGCATCCTCGCTGTCAGATGACCAGGTGCCGGAGGCCTTCCTGTTCATGCTGCTGGTCCAGTTCAGCACCATGGTCATTGACCGTGCCCTCTACCTGCGCAAGACTGTGCTGGGCAAGCTGGCCTTTCAGGTGGTCCTGGTGGTGGCCATTCACCTCTGGATGTTCTTCATCTTACCAGCTGTCACCGAGAG AATGTTCAACCAGAATGCAGTGGCCCAGCTGTGGTACTTCGTGAAGTGCATTTACTTTGCCCTGTCTGCCTACCAGATCCGCTGCGGCTACCCCACCCGTATCCTGGGCAACTTCCTTACCAAGAAGTACAATCATGTAAACCTCTTCCTTTTCCAGGG GTTCCGTCTTGTGCCGTTCCTGGTGGAGCTTCGGGCAGTCATGGACTGGGTGTGGACTGACACCACACTGTCCCTGTCCAACTGGATGTGTGTGGAAGACATCTACGCTAACATCTTCATCGTCAAGTGCAGCCGAGAGACAGAGAAG AAATACCCACAGCCCAagggacagaaaaagaagaaaattgtcaAGTATGGTATGGGTGGCCTCATCATCCTCTTCATCATTGCCATCATCTGGTTCCCACTGCTCTTCATGTCCCTGATACGCTCTGTGGTGGGTGTCGTCAATCAGCCCATTGATGTCACTGTTACCCTCAAGTTGGGTGGCTACGAG CCACTGTTTACCATGAGTGCCCAGCAGCCATCTATAGTGCCTTTCACGCCCCAGGACTATGAGGATCTGTCCCAGCAGTTTGACCCCTACCCA CTAGCCATGCAGTTCATCAGCCAGTACAGTCCTGAGGACATCGTCACTGCACAGATTGAGGGCAGCTCAGGGGCACTGTGGCGCATCAGCCCCCCAAGCCGGGCCCAGATGAAGCAGGAGCTGTACAATGGCACGGCTGACATCACTCTGCGCTTCACCTGGAATTTCCAAAG GGACCTGGCCAAGGGTGGCAAGGTGGAGTATACCAACGAGAAGCACACCTTGGAGCTGGCCCCCAACAGCACAGCACGGAGGCAGCTGGCCGAACTGCTGGAGGGCAGGCTTGACCAGTCAGT CGTCATTCCCCACCTCTTCCCCAAGTACATTCGTGCTCCCAATGGACCCGAAGCCAACCCAGTGAAGCAGCTGCAGCCAG ATGAGGAAGACGACTATCTTGGTGTGCGTATCCAGCTGCGGAGGGAGCAAGTGGGCACAGGGGCTCCTGGGGCTCAAGCAGACACAAAGGCCTCTGACTTCCTCGAGTGGTGGGTGATTGAGCTGCAGGACTGCCAGGCTGACTGCAACCTGCTGCCCATGGTCATCTTCAGTGACAAGGTCAGCCCTCCTAGCCTTGGCTTCCTGGCTGGCTATGG GATCGTGGGGCTGTACGTGTCCATTGTGCTGGTCATTGGCAAGTTTATGCGGGGCTTCTTCAGTGACATCTCACACTCCATCATGTTTGAGGAGCTGCCGTACGTGGACCGCATTCTCAAGCTATGCCAGGATATCTTCTTGGTGCGGGAGACCCGtgagctggagctggaggaggagctgtaTGCCAAGCTCATCTTCCTATACCGCTCACCAGAAACCATGATCAAGTGGACACGTGAGAAGGAGTAG